From a single Pirellulaceae bacterium genomic region:
- a CDS encoding DUF1549 domain-containing protein — translation MKLGSRFGLSILVLVRSRPSDRDRQQLHSSAGDLIAPTYLPTLHCYPAGAAMVATGSKCPTWILTAMLALASPGLLTAQSTDVTPQSGPVTLSDVGMQPDPVTVADSEKTLAIAKRIDQWVWSSPWALSVAAQEDALLPRRLYLTLVGLPPTVDQQSRYIADESPDRFASEVDRLMNRPEFVEHWAEKLDVMLMERRPNTNIPQDEWTQWLRDRLSANQPLHELMADLLVADAIPGPDRPAARFLLDRGADPHLIMRDVGRIYFGRDLQCAQCHDHPAVEDYLQTDYHGLLGFVASLKSVEVTEGEKTLQVISEKSSSESPFESVFRRGTMHRVLPHLFGGDEFEQVWSVPGQDYHPAQRAGYPAQPRHSRRSQLAQAIRSGSVDAFTQNMANRLWAMVFGRGIVEPLDLHHAANPPLNGQLLQGVADQLRALNYDLRGFVRGLVSSETFRRGWIGQAGQSENDQQALATLQPQAQQQLSEIEPALSVLREKRTLLEAEYKSKLSGIATIQAERLAALGNVDTATTNATQAVDALNKAASEQLAAQQVVDKAHDSLAKLNTALASTSEALQAIGSDAELTGVVELLKSRVAAAEAALPPLEQALTDKSAPVPPLAAAVEATQAALQEAQAAADQCIARYQPAAHAVQEARLAWAAAQAEVSRAERIQQQVQSVTHWADLKQQINRASSQRDELNVVQQHLNEQWADLQQRSETAQQALTESQRAVDAAIAQQQTTRDTLAATSDRIKQIAMARQTLQSIGDLVASTDKIDPAIGELDAALAVLSASCAMSEKTLATQSAELETLQGTLASHQSVVSELLQQVASADQQIAAMATQRQDLERQIVDWEAQLVSTSSDIKNWLASEFLTAGLQPLMPEQLGWSFLAVNQVYRNYVDKHRGQLETESPSTPEQQQDPAFIAAREAMAVRRARAELQGNINHFVTLYGAGAGQPQTDFFATPDQALYASNGGALFSWAAASGDNVTARVVGSSDAAMAAEALYRGVLCRQPTDSEVTAVEQFLSHSPDQRSRLAQEMVWSLMAGAEFRFLR, via the coding sequence GTGAAACTGGGATCTCGGTTCGGGCTATCGATTTTAGTCCTGGTCCGTTCCCGCCCCAGTGATCGCGATCGTCAGCAGTTACATTCCAGCGCTGGCGATCTGATTGCTCCCACCTATTTACCGACCCTCCATTGCTATCCCGCAGGAGCAGCTATGGTAGCCACTGGGTCCAAGTGCCCGACCTGGATTCTGACCGCGATGCTTGCATTAGCATCCCCGGGCCTATTGACGGCGCAGTCAACCGACGTAACCCCACAATCCGGTCCGGTCACCTTGTCGGATGTCGGTATGCAGCCGGACCCAGTGACTGTCGCTGATTCAGAGAAGACCCTGGCCATTGCAAAACGGATCGACCAGTGGGTGTGGTCGAGTCCGTGGGCATTATCCGTTGCTGCCCAGGAAGATGCATTATTACCGCGGCGCCTATATTTGACTCTGGTTGGTCTGCCTCCGACGGTGGACCAGCAGAGTCGCTATATTGCAGACGAATCACCGGATCGTTTTGCCAGCGAGGTCGATCGACTGATGAATCGCCCCGAGTTTGTGGAGCACTGGGCGGAAAAGCTTGATGTGATGTTGATGGAGCGCCGACCCAACACGAACATTCCGCAAGACGAGTGGACTCAGTGGTTGCGAGATCGACTGTCGGCCAATCAGCCTCTGCATGAATTGATGGCGGACTTGCTGGTGGCCGACGCCATACCAGGTCCCGATCGTCCAGCAGCTCGTTTCTTGCTCGATCGAGGTGCCGACCCGCATTTGATTATGCGAGACGTGGGTCGAATCTACTTTGGACGTGACCTACAGTGTGCGCAGTGTCACGATCATCCGGCTGTAGAGGATTACTTGCAGACCGACTACCACGGTTTACTTGGGTTCGTTGCATCACTGAAATCGGTGGAGGTAACCGAAGGCGAAAAGACGTTGCAGGTCATTAGCGAGAAGTCTTCCAGCGAATCACCGTTCGAATCGGTCTTTCGCCGTGGTACCATGCATCGCGTCCTACCGCATCTGTTTGGCGGCGATGAGTTCGAGCAGGTCTGGTCGGTGCCTGGCCAGGACTATCACCCCGCCCAGCGCGCTGGCTACCCGGCTCAACCCAGACATAGCCGTCGCAGTCAGTTGGCTCAGGCAATTCGCAGCGGTAGCGTCGATGCCTTTACGCAGAATATGGCCAATCGACTGTGGGCAATGGTGTTTGGTCGGGGCATTGTCGAACCGCTGGATCTGCATCATGCAGCAAATCCACCGCTCAACGGCCAGTTGCTGCAAGGCGTCGCCGATCAGCTGAGAGCACTGAATTACGATTTGCGCGGATTTGTGCGTGGATTGGTGTCTTCGGAAACGTTTCGCCGTGGTTGGATTGGCCAAGCGGGGCAGTCCGAAAATGATCAACAAGCTCTGGCAACTCTTCAACCACAGGCGCAGCAGCAATTAAGTGAGATCGAACCAGCGCTCTCAGTGCTTCGAGAAAAGCGGACATTGCTGGAGGCAGAATATAAGTCGAAGTTATCCGGTATAGCCACGATTCAGGCCGAACGCTTGGCAGCCTTGGGTAATGTTGATACTGCGACCACAAATGCGACACAAGCTGTCGATGCCTTGAATAAGGCTGCCAGCGAACAGCTAGCCGCTCAGCAGGTGGTTGATAAGGCTCATGATAGTCTGGCTAAATTGAATACGGCTTTGGCCAGTACATCTGAAGCGCTCCAAGCGATCGGCAGTGATGCCGAGCTGACGGGAGTCGTTGAGCTGTTGAAAAGTCGAGTAGCCGCTGCCGAGGCTGCGTTGCCGCCGCTGGAGCAAGCGCTGACCGACAAGTCAGCCCCCGTGCCACCGTTGGCTGCGGCTGTAGAAGCCACCCAAGCCGCCTTGCAAGAAGCACAAGCTGCGGCGGATCAATGCATTGCGCGCTATCAGCCAGCTGCGCACGCCGTCCAGGAGGCCAGATTGGCATGGGCCGCAGCGCAGGCCGAAGTATCGCGCGCCGAGCGTATCCAACAGCAAGTTCAGTCAGTGACTCACTGGGCTGACCTCAAGCAGCAAATCAACCGGGCCAGCAGTCAACGTGATGAGCTGAATGTGGTTCAACAACACCTCAACGAACAGTGGGCCGACTTGCAGCAGCGGAGTGAAACCGCTCAGCAGGCACTAACCGAAAGCCAGCGGGCGGTGGATGCTGCAATTGCACAGCAACAAACCACGCGCGATACACTGGCGGCAACCTCAGATCGCATCAAACAAATCGCTATGGCCAGGCAAACCTTGCAATCGATAGGAGATCTGGTTGCATCGACGGACAAGATAGATCCAGCGATTGGCGAGTTGGATGCAGCGTTAGCTGTGTTGTCTGCAAGTTGTGCGATGTCTGAAAAAACGCTGGCAACTCAGTCGGCCGAACTTGAAACTCTACAGGGCACGCTAGCCAGCCATCAGTCGGTTGTGTCCGAATTGTTGCAACAAGTCGCTTCGGCCGACCAGCAGATTGCCGCTATGGCTACTCAGCGCCAAGATTTGGAACGCCAGATTGTGGACTGGGAGGCGCAGCTCGTAAGTACCAGCAGTGATATTAAAAACTGGTTGGCCTCAGAATTCTTGACGGCTGGATTGCAGCCGCTGATGCCTGAACAGTTGGGCTGGTCTTTTCTGGCCGTCAATCAGGTGTATCGAAACTATGTGGATAAGCATCGCGGGCAATTAGAAACAGAGTCGCCGTCTACTCCCGAGCAGCAGCAAGACCCCGCATTCATTGCGGCGCGAGAAGCGATGGCGGTGCGTCGAGCGCGAGCTGAGTTGCAGGGCAATATCAACCATTTTGTAACCCTGTATGGAGCTGGTGCCGGACAGCCACAGACCGATTTTTTTGCCACCCCCGATCAAGCTCTTTATGCCAGCAACGGTGGAGCCCTATTTTCATGGGCGGCTGCTTCGGGAGATAACGTCACCGCCCGCGTGGTGGGCAGCAGTGATGCCGCGATGGCTGCAGAGGCTCTGTATCGCGGAGTGCTTTGTCGCCAGCCGACGGACAGCGAGGTAACGGCCGTGGAACAATTCCTAAGTCACTCACCCGATCAGCGCTCGAGGTTGGCTCAAGAAATGGTGTGGAGTCTAATGGCCGGTGCCGAGTTTCGCTTTTTACGGTAA
- a CDS encoding methylmalonyl-CoA mutase family protein, with product MNDLATATKLAEYKPKCKVRFVTAASLFDGHDASINIIRRILQSMGAEVIHLGHNRSVEEIVTAALDEDVHGIAVSSYQGGHIEFFQYMIDLLRQRDAAEIKVFGGGGGVIVPDEIAQLHRYGVSRIFSPEDGHQLGLQGMIGWMLAACDEDLSPRAPGHVTALQNDDPTARWRSLARAITAIELGTYEDRLLQSIRSTAAGQSVPVIGITGTGGAGKSSLTDEIVRRFRLDQNDRLQIAVISIDPSRRRSGGALLGDRIRMNAIGAWRSSADHSPMQAASALSRVYMRSLATRAVGGEISPALPDVIAACKCAGFDLIIVETSGIGQGDAAIVPLVDVSLYVMTPEYGAASQLEKIEMLDFADFVAINKFDRRGAADALRDVSKQMQRNRGNFDVSLEQMPVFGTTASRFNDDGVTALYQSLLSRLGSLGLKLGDSKLPPVATRFSTQQVPIVPPERSRYLADIADAVRGYKRYALQQAKVARQRQQLDQAAHMLKRECGEENENLQALIRQRDSLLDDASRRLLAGWQALQERYAGDQQVVTVRDQEFVTQLTHTTLSGNKIRRVALPQYQDDGERLRWLMLENVPGSFPFTAGVFAFKRDNEDPTRMFAGEGDAFRTNRRFKMLSAGMPAIRLSTAFDSVTLYGNDPHQRPDIYGKVGNSGVSIATLEDMKVLYSGFDLTAANTSVSMTINGPAPTILAMFMNAAIDQRIDKFTAEHGREPTSTEQAEIRAWTLQNVRGTVQADILKEDQGQNTCIFSTEFSLKVMGDIQQYFVQHRVRNFYSVSISGYHIAEAGANPISQLAFTLANGFTFVEAYLARGMAIDDFAPNLSFFFSNGMDPEYTVMGRVARRIWAVALRERYGANQRSQKLKYHCQTSGRSLHAQEIDFNDIRTTLQALIGTYDNANSLHTNAFDEAITTPTEDSVRRAMAIQLIINREWGLAKNENPNQGSFIIDELTELVEEAVLREFEAISGRGGVLGAMELGYQRGKIQEESLHYEQLKHSGEFPIIGVNTFRNPQADPVPPTIQLARSSDQEKDSQLQRLRQFQDRHAHSAPAMLQRLQRAVIDNDNVFAVLMEAVRCCSLGQITQALFEVGGQYRRSM from the coding sequence ATGAACGATCTGGCTACTGCGACCAAGCTCGCCGAATATAAACCAAAATGCAAAGTGCGCTTCGTGACGGCGGCCAGCCTGTTCGATGGACACGACGCCAGCATCAATATCATTCGGCGCATCCTTCAGAGCATGGGGGCCGAAGTGATTCACTTGGGCCACAATCGCTCAGTCGAAGAAATCGTTACTGCTGCGCTGGATGAAGACGTTCATGGAATCGCCGTCTCCAGCTATCAAGGCGGGCACATCGAATTCTTCCAGTACATGATCGACTTGCTTCGGCAGCGTGATGCAGCAGAGATCAAGGTCTTTGGAGGCGGTGGTGGTGTGATCGTGCCTGACGAGATCGCTCAATTGCATCGCTACGGTGTGTCACGCATTTTTTCGCCGGAAGATGGCCATCAACTGGGCCTGCAAGGTATGATCGGCTGGATGTTGGCAGCTTGTGACGAAGACTTGTCACCGCGAGCGCCCGGCCACGTCACCGCCCTGCAAAACGACGATCCAACCGCCCGCTGGCGCAGCTTGGCCCGGGCAATTACCGCCATCGAATTGGGAACTTACGAAGATCGGCTGTTGCAGTCGATACGAAGCACGGCAGCAGGGCAGTCGGTTCCCGTGATTGGCATTACCGGTACCGGTGGAGCGGGCAAGAGCTCGCTGACCGACGAAATCGTGCGCCGTTTTCGGTTGGATCAGAATGACCGGCTGCAAATCGCGGTGATCTCCATTGACCCATCGCGACGGCGCAGCGGCGGCGCGCTGTTGGGTGATCGCATTCGTATGAACGCCATCGGAGCATGGCGAAGTTCTGCCGATCACAGCCCGATGCAGGCAGCATCTGCCCTATCGCGTGTCTACATGCGCTCGCTGGCTACGCGCGCCGTTGGCGGCGAGATCAGCCCTGCCCTGCCCGATGTGATTGCCGCCTGTAAGTGCGCGGGCTTTGACCTGATCATCGTCGAAACATCAGGCATCGGTCAAGGTGACGCAGCCATCGTGCCGTTGGTCGACGTGAGTCTGTACGTTATGACGCCTGAATACGGTGCAGCCAGTCAGCTCGAAAAGATTGAGATGCTGGACTTCGCCGACTTCGTGGCTATCAACAAATTCGATCGCCGCGGCGCCGCCGACGCTCTGCGCGATGTCAGCAAGCAAATGCAGCGCAATCGCGGCAATTTTGATGTCAGCCTGGAACAGATGCCGGTCTTTGGCACAACGGCCTCGCGATTCAACGACGACGGTGTCACTGCCCTGTACCAATCGCTGTTATCACGGCTCGGTAGTTTGGGTCTGAAGCTTGGCGACTCAAAACTGCCGCCAGTAGCGACGCGCTTTTCAACGCAGCAAGTGCCCATCGTGCCGCCAGAGCGCAGCCGCTATCTGGCTGATATCGCTGATGCGGTGCGGGGTTATAAGCGATATGCTCTGCAGCAAGCCAAAGTAGCCCGACAGCGACAGCAGCTGGACCAGGCTGCGCACATGCTGAAGCGCGAATGCGGAGAAGAAAATGAGAATTTGCAGGCACTGATCCGGCAACGTGATAGTTTATTAGATGACGCAAGTCGCCGATTACTCGCAGGCTGGCAGGCGTTACAGGAGCGTTATGCTGGTGACCAGCAGGTAGTGACGGTTCGCGATCAGGAATTTGTAACACAGCTAACCCATACCACCTTGTCTGGCAACAAGATTCGTCGAGTCGCACTGCCGCAGTATCAGGACGATGGCGAGCGGCTACGCTGGTTGATGCTTGAAAATGTGCCTGGTTCGTTTCCCTTTACGGCCGGTGTGTTCGCTTTCAAGCGTGATAACGAAGATCCGACGCGCATGTTCGCTGGCGAGGGCGATGCCTTTCGCACCAATCGGCGCTTCAAGATGTTGTCGGCTGGCATGCCGGCCATTCGCCTGTCCACAGCGTTTGACAGCGTGACGCTATATGGCAATGATCCGCACCAGCGGCCCGATATCTACGGCAAGGTCGGCAACAGCGGCGTGTCGATAGCCACGCTGGAGGATATGAAGGTGCTGTACTCCGGCTTTGATCTGACGGCTGCCAACACCAGCGTCAGTATGACCATCAATGGTCCCGCGCCAACCATCTTGGCGATGTTTATGAACGCCGCCATCGATCAGCGCATCGATAAATTCACGGCCGAACATGGTCGCGAGCCAACGTCCACGGAGCAAGCCGAGATTCGCGCCTGGACGCTCCAAAATGTGCGCGGCACGGTACAGGCGGATATTCTCAAGGAGGATCAAGGGCAAAATACCTGCATTTTTTCCACGGAATTCTCGCTTAAGGTGATGGGCGATATCCAGCAGTACTTTGTGCAGCACCGAGTGCGCAATTTCTACTCGGTCAGCATCAGCGGTTATCATATTGCTGAGGCCGGTGCCAATCCGATCAGCCAGTTGGCCTTTACGCTGGCCAATGGCTTTACGTTTGTGGAAGCCTATTTGGCGCGTGGCATGGCGATCGACGATTTCGCACCCAATCTGAGTTTCTTCTTCAGCAACGGCATGGATCCGGAGTACACAGTGATGGGTCGGGTGGCTCGCCGCATCTGGGCAGTGGCCCTGCGCGAGCGTTATGGAGCCAACCAGCGCAGTCAGAAGTTGAAATATCACTGTCAGACCAGTGGCCGTAGCTTGCACGCTCAAGAGATCGACTTCAACGACATTCGCACGACGCTACAAGCGCTCATCGGTACCTACGATAACGCCAATAGCCTGCACACTAACGCTTTTGATGAAGCCATCACCACTCCCACCGAAGACAGTGTGCGGCGAGCGATGGCCATCCAATTAATCATTAATCGTGAGTGGGGCTTGGCCAAGAACGAAAACCCCAATCAAGGCAGCTTCATCATCGATGAATTGACCGAGCTGGTCGAAGAAGCGGTGCTCCGCGAGTTTGAGGCCATCAGCGGACGCGGCGGAGTGCTCGGCGCTATGGAGCTGGGATATCAGCGCGGTAAGATTCAGGAGGAGTCGTTGCATTATGAACAGTTAAAACATTCCGGCGAATTCCCCATCATCGGCGTCAACACCTTCCGCAATCCGCAGGCTGATCCAGTGCCCCCAACCATTCAGTTGGCGCGCTCATCGGATCAAGAGAAGGACAGTCAATTACAAAGGTTGCGCCAGTTCCAAGATCGCCATGCACACAGCGCGCCCGCCATGCTCCAACGTTTACAACGCGCGGTCATCGACAACGACAACGTGTTTGCAGTGCTGATGGAAGCCGTGCGCTGTTGTTCGCTGGGGCAAATCACGCAAGCGCTGTTTGAGGTCGGTGGCCAATACCGCCGCAGTATGTAA
- the ilvE gene encoding branched-chain-amino-acid transaminase, translated as MSIQVYLSGRLVPKEQAMISVFDHGLLYGDGVFEGLRIYSGKVFRLKEHLDRLWNSARAIRLEIPITKEQMSVAVQQTVAANKLTDGYVRLVVTRGSGTLGLDPNRCANPEIIIIADQIALYPKEDYEQGLRIVTAATIRNHPAALNPRIKSLNYLNNILAKVEGLQAGCKEALMLNHKGEVAECTGDNIFIVRGGHVFTPPNDAGILEGITRGVVLELAAKLNIRASEAPLTRHDIFLADECFLTGSAAEVIPVIELDGRKIGTGLPGPITVRLLAAFHEEVRN; from the coding sequence ATGAGTATCCAAGTTTATCTTAGTGGTCGCCTGGTTCCCAAAGAGCAAGCCATGATCAGCGTTTTCGATCACGGTCTATTGTACGGTGACGGCGTGTTCGAGGGCCTTCGAATTTACTCGGGCAAAGTTTTTCGACTTAAAGAGCATTTAGATCGCCTGTGGAATTCGGCTCGGGCGATTCGCTTGGAGATTCCAATCACCAAGGAACAAATGTCGGTTGCCGTGCAGCAAACGGTCGCTGCCAACAAGTTGACGGACGGCTATGTGCGACTGGTGGTTACCCGCGGGTCGGGCACCTTGGGGCTGGACCCCAATCGCTGTGCCAATCCAGAAATCATCATCATCGCCGATCAGATTGCACTCTATCCTAAGGAAGATTACGAACAAGGACTGCGCATCGTCACGGCAGCCACTATTCGCAACCACCCGGCGGCGCTGAATCCGCGTATTAAGTCGTTGAACTATCTGAACAATATTTTGGCCAAAGTCGAAGGCCTGCAGGCCGGTTGCAAGGAAGCGCTGATGTTGAATCACAAAGGCGAAGTTGCCGAATGCACCGGTGACAATATCTTTATCGTTCGTGGCGGTCATGTGTTCACTCCGCCCAACGACGCCGGGATATTGGAAGGCATCACCCGCGGCGTGGTGTTGGAACTGGCCGCTAAGCTAAACATTCGAGCGTCGGAAGCGCCTCTCACGCGACACGATATTTTCCTGGCCGATGAATGTTTTCTAACCGGCAGTGCCGCCGAAGTGATTCCGGTGATCGAGTTGGATGGCAGAAAGATTGGCACGGGCCTGCCAGGTCCAATCACGGTGCGACTGCTGGCCGCGTTTCACGAGGAAGTTCGCAATTAG